In Oryza brachyantha chromosome 2, ObraRS2, whole genome shotgun sequence, a single window of DNA contains:
- the LOC102717676 gene encoding uncharacterized protein LOC102717676 — MSPTPRTSIDANMSVEMGVAERSPGERLQVLKASASASMAYSIAQFPVKWQSIKCKLQQLCSNLNAREDDGSSDEHMILVQFLQAAMATVSHIQAIASQCSDETYNGGRLRLRSDLDNISSKLDVHLKDLMEMVCSRTSVHSQAVVATRPAIDASLSHKRFYINDLFLRVRIGDLAQRNQALITIGELLSEDIEYVRFVALDIDGIITLLISSLESGDTSIQEQAARIISLIAGHDSYRGVLVKAGVVAPLVQLLDSASTATVSSRERAAHALRELTSNSDNVWAVCAQGGLTVLLTVCANASSKGKLVCSAFAVLKNLSRVEEVKMFMVEEGAILELVKLSRQKEEERKVGSVELLHHMALADANVRQAAISMGVIQSLTQLINPGLPYSCKAREVAFSAISFFCFPSKTLTDDLVNSNFLRWLFSYLNNGDYAVLECTLNILVQLTRISEEYNKIVGRAGFMTVLASLLLSKFYQIREMAAQVLCNLLLLQSNRVVFVQDGDNLNQLLQSLHLGDGKTMAKNLTISCVMSLVETSDGRKRITSSEHFGNLKGLANSGDISAKKIMKKLSASKLQTIITRIRITRVPSRLPLHDNHLI; from the coding sequence ATGTCTCCAACTCCAAGAACAAGTATTGATGCTAACATGAGTGTGGAAATGGGGGTAGCAGAACGTAGCCCTGGTGAGAGGTTGCAAGTTTTGAAGGCATCAGCTTCAGCATCAATGGCTTATTCAATTGCTCAGTTCCCAGTCAAGTGGCAATCCATTAAGTGCAAGCTTCAGCAACTCTGTTCCAACCTGAATGCGCGAGAAGACGACGGCAGCTCCGATGAACATATGATTCTTGTTCAGTTCCTTCAGGCGGCTATGGCAACAGTAAGTCATATTCAAGCTATTGCTTCTCAATGCAGTGATGAAACATACAATGGTGGAAGGCTTCGACTGAGGAGTGATTTGGATAACATCAGCTCCAAGCTTGATGTCCACCTGAAGGACCTCATGGAGATGGTTTGCTCCAGAACTTCAGTGCATTCTCAAGCTGTCGTCGCAACGAGGCCTGCCATTGATGCCAGCCTAAGCCACAAGAGGTTCTACATCAATGATCTCTTCTTGAGGGTGAGGATTGGGGACTTGGCTCAGAGAAACCAAGCCTTGATCACCATTGGAGAGCTCCTTTCTGAAGATATCGAGTATGTAAGGTTTGTTGCGCTTGACATAGATGGCATCATCACTCTCCTAATCAGCTCTCTGGAATCAGGAGACACATCCATTCAAGAGCAGGCTGCAAGAATTATCTCCCTTATTGCAGGCCACGATTCCTATAGAGGAGTGCTTGTGAAAGCAGGGGTGGTTGCTCCACTTGTCCAGTTACTGGATAGTGCAAGCACCGCCACTGTTTCATCAAGGGAGAGAGCAGCTCATGCATTGAGGGAGCTGACGAGCAACTCCGACAACGTGTGGGCTGTATGCGCACAAGGTGGCCTCACCGTGCTCCTGACCGTCTGCGCCAATGCCAGCAGCAAAGGCAAGCTGGTATGCTCGGCTTTCGCTGTGCTGAAGAACCTGAGCAgggtggaggaggtgaagaTGTTCATGGTGGAAGAAGGTGCAATTCTGGAGCTGGTGAAGCTGTCCCGGCAAAAGGAGGAAGAACGCAAAGTTGGATCAGTTGAGCTGCTCCATCACATGGCTTTGGCTGATGCCAACGTCAGACAAGCAGCGATCAGCATGGGAGTGATCCAATCACTCACTCAGCTGATAAACCCTGGTTTACCATACTCATGCAAAGCCAGGGAGGTTGCTTTCTCAGCCATTTCTTTCTTCTGCTTCCCTTCTAAAACTCTGACAGATGATCTCGTCAACTCCAATTTTCTTAGATGGCTTTTTTCATATCTCAACAATGGCGATTATGCTGTCCTGGAATGCACCCTCAACATCCTTGTACAGCTAACAAGGATTTCTGAGGAATATAACAAGATTGTGGGCAGGGCAGGTTTCATGACTGTCCTGGCAAGCTTGCTTCTATCCAAATTCTACCAAATCCGGGAGATGGCAGCACAAGTGCTCTGCAACCTACTGTTGCTTCAATCTAATCGTGTCGTTTTCGTGCAAGATGGCGACAATCTGAATCAGCTGCTGCAGTCGCTTCATCTCGGTGATGGTAAGACGATGGCGAAGAACTTGACCATTTCTTGTGTCATGTCGTTGGTAGAGACGAGCGATGGAAGGAAGAGGATCACGTCTTCTGAACATTTCGGCAACTTAAAAGGATTGGCCAATTCCGGTGATATTTCTGCCAAGAAGATCATGAAGAAACTATCTGCTAGCAAGTTGCAAACCATTATTACAAGAATCCGGATCACACGAGTCCCATCTCGCCTTCCTCTGCATGATAACCACTTGATTTGA